The proteins below are encoded in one region of Clostridium estertheticum:
- a CDS encoding ABC transporter substrate-binding protein: MKKRLVSTMLAVMVSASMLSGCGSEAKQASSKTVTGAKAEHVNITFWHGMGGNLGISLNKLVKDFNDSQKNITVTAQFQGDYDAALNKLKSSQLSNSGPDVMQCYDIGTRYMIDSKAIVPVQDFIDKEKYDTSTLEPNLLAYYTVDKKLNSMPFNSSTPILYYNKTAFKAAGLDPNTPPKTLTEVETMAKKLLKKDASGKVTQYGYAMPIYAWFFEQFMIKQGKNYANNGNGRTGAATTVEYNKNGGGLTVLNEWKKLVDSGDVGNFGRKTQDTQNAFMAGNTAMYLDSTASLSSVLTGVNKKFEVGTGFLPKVNSIDKGGVSIGGASLWIMDKKDKAKQQASWEFLKFMVSAKEQAYWNANTGYFPVNKQAYDLKEVKDNLVKYPQFQTAIDQLHASTPDSKGALLGVFPEARAATETNIESMLGGKQTSQEALDNAAKTANSAIEKYNKTNK, translated from the coding sequence ATGAAAAAAAGACTGGTTTCAACAATGCTTGCAGTTATGGTTTCGGCTTCAATGTTAAGTGGGTGTGGTAGCGAGGCTAAGCAAGCAAGTTCTAAAACAGTAACAGGTGCTAAAGCAGAACATGTTAACATAACATTTTGGCATGGGATGGGGGGGAACCTAGGAATTTCACTTAATAAATTGGTAAAAGATTTTAATGATTCTCAAAAAAACATCACGGTTACTGCTCAATTCCAGGGTGATTATGATGCAGCACTTAACAAATTGAAAAGTTCTCAGTTAAGTAATTCGGGCCCAGATGTTATGCAGTGTTATGATATAGGAACAAGATATATGATTGATAGTAAGGCGATAGTTCCAGTTCAAGATTTTATTGATAAGGAAAAATATGATACCTCTACCCTTGAGCCAAATCTCCTCGCATATTATACAGTAGATAAAAAATTGAACTCTATGCCTTTTAATTCTTCAACACCAATACTTTACTATAATAAAACTGCATTTAAAGCTGCGGGACTTGACCCAAATACTCCACCTAAAACTTTAACTGAAGTTGAAACTATGGCAAAGAAACTTTTAAAAAAGGATGCGTCAGGTAAAGTAACTCAATATGGATATGCAATGCCTATATATGCTTGGTTTTTTGAACAATTTATGATTAAGCAAGGCAAAAATTATGCAAACAATGGTAACGGAAGAACCGGAGCTGCAACAACAGTTGAATACAACAAAAATGGTGGTGGACTAACTGTGTTAAATGAATGGAAAAAGTTAGTTGATTCAGGTGATGTAGGAAATTTCGGACGTAAAACCCAGGATACTCAGAATGCATTTATGGCTGGTAATACAGCAATGTACTTAGATTCAACGGCATCTCTAAGTTCAGTTTTAACTGGAGTGAATAAGAAGTTTGAAGTAGGGACAGGATTTTTACCTAAAGTTAATAGTATAGACAAAGGTGGTGTTTCTATAGGCGGGGCGTCTCTTTGGATAATGGATAAAAAAGATAAAGCAAAACAGCAAGCATCGTGGGAATTTCTAAAGTTCATGGTATCAGCTAAGGAGCAAGCGTATTGGAATGCAAATACTGGATATTTTCCTGTTAATAAACAGGCTTATGATCTTAAAGAGGTTAAGGATAATTTAGTCAAATACCCACAATTTCAAACAGCTATAGACCAATTACATGCATCTACTCCTGATTCAAAAGGAGCATTACTCGGTGTGTTTCCAGAAGCAAGAGCTGCAACTGAAACAAACATTGAATCTATGCTTGGAGGAAAACAAACATCACAAGAAGCTTTAGATAATGCAGCAAAAACAGCAAATAGTGCCATTGAAAAATACAATAAAACTAATAAATAA
- a CDS encoding ABC transporter ATP-binding protein has product MGYLKVYAHKYGIGFCIAVFFVILEAFCDLMQPMIMSKIVDTGVANKDLNYVIQMGVIMLVIAGFGAIFASIRNVMASNVSQKLGTELRSDLFKKIQGFSFENIDKFEGATLVTRLTNDVTQVQNFINGLMRIFVKAPIVGIGSIIMATRLNLKLSMILFAIVPIAAILIYFNMKIGFPYFIKVQKSLDSVNGVMREYLSGVRVVKAFNRFEYETERFKDKNTLLTKSSTKAMKITSVFTPIIGLIVNVGIILVIWIGGIYVNKGSMHVGEIIAFTNYMTQILFSLMMVTNVFTMFVRARASSERISEVFCEKNSMVNGKKIIDNYKERGKIDFKHVYFSYNKDKEPILKDISFSCHSGETVGIIGSTGSGKSTLVNLIPRFYDVISGKIKVNGVNIKELDIKSLREKIAVVPQKALLFSGTILDNMKWGSENASIDEIKEALKVAEAFDFIDKLPEGYNEKIGQGGVNFSGGQKQRISIARALVKKAEILILDDATSAVDTDTEVKIRNSLKKYSKDLTCILIAHRITSVMSADKIIVIDNGEIKAIGSHSELLKNCEIYNDIFLSQIGKEMM; this is encoded by the coding sequence TTGGGGTATCTAAAAGTGTATGCTCATAAGTATGGTATAGGATTTTGCATAGCAGTATTTTTTGTAATACTCGAGGCATTCTGTGATTTGATGCAACCAATGATTATGTCCAAAATTGTGGATACAGGAGTTGCAAATAAAGATTTGAATTATGTAATTCAAATGGGAGTTATTATGCTTGTAATTGCTGGATTTGGAGCAATATTTGCAAGTATTCGTAATGTTATGGCAAGTAATGTTTCACAAAAACTTGGAACAGAACTTAGATCTGATTTATTTAAAAAGATTCAAGGATTTTCTTTTGAGAATATTGATAAATTTGAAGGAGCTACTCTAGTTACAAGGCTTACAAATGATGTAACTCAGGTTCAAAATTTTATTAATGGACTTATGAGGATATTTGTTAAAGCGCCAATTGTAGGTATCGGAAGTATTATAATGGCAACAAGATTAAACTTAAAACTATCTATGATTTTGTTTGCTATTGTACCAATTGCAGCTATTCTTATATATTTTAATATGAAAATTGGATTTCCATATTTCATTAAAGTTCAGAAATCACTTGATAGCGTTAATGGAGTTATGAGGGAGTATTTATCAGGAGTAAGAGTAGTTAAAGCTTTTAATAGATTCGAATATGAAACAGAAAGGTTTAAAGACAAAAATACCTTGCTTACGAAGTCTTCTACTAAAGCTATGAAAATAACATCGGTTTTCACTCCTATCATTGGACTTATAGTAAACGTTGGTATTATATTAGTGATTTGGATAGGTGGAATATATGTAAACAAAGGAAGTATGCATGTAGGAGAAATAATAGCATTTACAAATTATATGACGCAGATATTATTCTCACTTATGATGGTAACTAATGTTTTTACAATGTTTGTGCGCGCTAGAGCATCTTCAGAGCGTATTAGTGAAGTGTTCTGCGAAAAAAATAGTATGGTTAATGGAAAGAAAATTATAGATAATTATAAAGAGAGAGGAAAAATTGATTTTAAGCACGTATATTTTTCATATAATAAAGACAAAGAGCCTATATTAAAGGACATATCATTTAGTTGCCACTCGGGAGAAACTGTTGGAATAATAGGATCAACTGGTTCAGGCAAAAGTACGCTTGTGAATTTAATACCTAGGTTCTATGATGTAATAAGTGGAAAAATAAAAGTTAATGGTGTAAATATTAAGGAGTTAGATATAAAGTCATTAAGAGAAAAGATTGCTGTAGTACCACAAAAGGCACTTCTGTTTTCTGGAACAATATTAGATAACATGAAATGGGGAAGTGAGAATGCAAGCATCGATGAAATTAAGGAAGCACTAAAAGTGGCCGAGGCTTTTGATTTTATTGATAAACTTCCAGAAGGTTATAATGAAAAGATTGGCCAAGGTGGTGTTAATTTTTCTGGAGGACAAAAGCAACGGATATCTATAGCAAGAGCGCTAGTGAAAAAAGCTGAAATTCTAATACTTGATGATGCAACTAGTGCGGTTGATACAGATACAGAAGTGAAGATAAGGAATAGCTTGAAAAAATATTCTAAGGATCTAACTTGCATTTTAATAGCTCACAGAATAACTTCTGTAATGAGCGCTGACAAAATAATAGTAATAGACAATGGGGAAATAAAAGCGATTGGAAGTCACTCAGAACTTTTAAAGAATTGTGAAATATACAATGATATCTTCCTTTCTCAAATTGGAAAGGAGATGATGTAG